The Candidatus Methylomirabilota bacterium nucleotide sequence CGTCGCGAAGGCGTGGCCGCGGGCCGCGAGAGCCCGGGTGAGCTCGCGGTAGTTGTAGATCTCGCCGTTGAAAACGACCCACACGCGGCGGGCCTCACCCGTCATCGGCTGGTGACCCGTCGCGAGGTCGATGATCTTGAGCCGCCGCATCGCGAGCCCCGCGGGCCCCTGCACGAAGAAGCCCTCGTCGTCGGGCCCGCGGTGGGCGAGCCGGTCGTTCATGCGCCGGAGGACGGCCGGGTCCGGGCGCCGGTCGGCGCGCGCGAAGATGTTGCCGACGATCCCGCACACCGCCGCTACCGCTCCTCGTCCGGGCCCGCCGTCTCGCGCACGTAATACGTCGGCTTCCGCTGCGTATCGTAAAATCCACGAATGACGATCTCGGCGAGGAAGCCGATGAAGAGGGAGAGAGTGCCGGTAATCAGGAGCAGCATCATGAGGAAGACGAGCGGCGTCGCCTCGTAGTGCCGGAGGACCAAGACCCGGTAGGCCACGACGTCGAACGCCAGGAAGCCGAGCGCGAGGTTCGCGAGGCCGAACCCGCCGAAGACGTAGTTGGGCCGAGTGGAAAAACCGCTGATGAATTTGAGCGTGATGAGATCGACGAGGACCTTGTAGGTCCGCGTGAGCCCGTATTTGGACGCCCCCCGCGTGCGCGGGTGGTGGGTGACCTCGAGCTCGGTGACGCGCCCGCCGACCCACGCCGCCAGGACGGGGAGGAAACGATGCATCTCACCGTAGAGGCTCACGTCCTGGATGACCTCGCGCCGATACGCCTTGAGCGTGCAGCCGAAGTCGTGGAGGGGCACGCCGCTGAGCTTCCGGATGAGATAGTTCGCCACGTGCGAGGGCAGGACGCGCGTCAGCCACGGGTCGCTCCGATGGCGCCGCCATCCCGACACCACGTCGTAGGCGCCGCCGAGCTCGGCGACGAGCCGCGGAATGTCGTGGGGGTCGTTCTGCAGGTCCGCGTCGAGCGTCACCACGATCGGGTATCGTGAGTGGGCGAAGCCGGCGGTGAGCGCGGCCGTCTGGCCAAAGTTCCGCCGCAGTCTCACGAGGCGCACGTGAGCGTCCTTTGCAGCGAGGCGCTTCAGCAGGTCCCACGAGCCGTCGGTGCTCCCGTC carries:
- a CDS encoding glycosyltransferase family 2 protein; this translates as MSVVLPVLNERDNLEPLHAHLTEALEPMGRPYEVVYVDDGSTDGSWDLLKRLAAKDAHVRLVRLRRNFGQTAALTAGFAHSRYPIVVTLDADLQNDPHDIPRLVAELGGAYDVVSGWRRHRSDPWLTRVLPSHVANYLIRKLSGVPLHDFGCTLKAYRREVIQDVSLYGEMHRFLPVLAAWVGGRVTELEVTHHPRTRGASKYGLTRTYKVLVDLITLKFISGFSTRPNYVFGGFGLANLALGFLAFDVVAYRVLVLRHYEATPLVFLMMLLLITGTLSLFIGFLAEIVIRGFYDTQRKPTYYVRETAGPDEER